The proteins below are encoded in one region of Syntrophobacterales bacterium:
- a CDS encoding SDR family oxidoreductase — translation MDERTYRYRTYNIPKRILVTGGAGFIGSHLSERLLRDGHEVLCLDNYFTGKKKNISHLLSNPRFELIRRDITEPFLVEVDWIFNLACPASPIHYQYNPVKTTKVNVLGALNVLGLAKRVNARVLQASTSEVYGDPEVHPQREEYWGHVNPVGRRSCYDEGKRVAETLFFDYMRQNKVDIKVIRIFNTYGPRMRSDDGRVVSNFIEQALRNKPITIYGEGSQTRSFCYIDDMIDGMIRMMDYETDGGPARDNDYMKERLSGFHGPVNLGNPEEVSILTVAEKVIKMTGSGSRIVFKDLPEDDPKKRCPDIEKAKQRFEWWPRVALDDGLKRTIEYFKSQLE, via the coding sequence ATGGACGAGAGAACTTACAGATATAGAACATACAATATCCCTAAGCGGATTCTTGTGACTGGCGGTGCGGGATTTATCGGTTCCCACCTCTCTGAAAGACTTTTGAGGGACGGACACGAGGTTCTCTGTCTCGACAATTATTTCACAGGGAAGAAAAAAAATATATCTCATCTTCTTTCCAATCCACGGTTCGAATTGATAAGACGAGACATCACAGAACCCTTTCTTGTGGAAGTGGACTGGATATTTAATCTCGCCTGCCCGGCGAGTCCGATCCATTACCAGTATAACCCGGTGAAGACGACGAAAGTGAACGTTCTGGGGGCCCTCAACGTACTTGGCCTTGCAAAGAGAGTGAACGCAAGAGTACTGCAGGCTTCCACCAGCGAAGTGTACGGTGATCCGGAAGTCCATCCTCAGAGGGAAGAGTATTGGGGTCATGTAAACCCAGTAGGAAGACGAAGCTGCTATGATGAAGGCAAGAGGGTAGCGGAAACGCTTTTCTTCGACTATATGAGACAAAACAAAGTCGATATAAAGGTTATTCGCATATTCAACACCTACGGCCCTAGGATGCGATCCGATGACGGTCGTGTGGTCAGTAATTTCATTGAGCAGGCCCTCCGGAACAAACCTATCACAATCTACGGCGAAGGCAGTCAGACAAGGTCCTTCTGCTACATTGACGACATGATTGATGGCATGATCAGGATGATGGATTATGAGACCGATGGAGGACCGGCCAGGGACAACGATTATATGAAGGAACGACTGTCAGGGTTTCACGGTCCTGTCAACCTTGGAAACCCTGAAGAGGTTTCCATCCTGACTGTTGCGGAAAAAGTAATCAAAATGACCGGATCGGGATCGAGAATAGTCTTTAAAGACCTTCCGGAGGATGACCCCAAGAAGAGATGTCCCGATATTGAAAAGGCGAAGCAACGATTTGAATGGTGGCCTCGCGTTGCCCTTGACGACGGCCTGAAAAGGACTATAGAATATTTTAAGTCGCAGCTGGAATAG